In the genome of Paramisgurnus dabryanus chromosome 16, PD_genome_1.1, whole genome shotgun sequence, the window ACAAACTTACTCATGCATAACTGAGAGCAAACAAACATATCAGTTATTGTCCTTCATTTTCTCTTTACTCTCAGGTTCCAGTTCATCTTCCATGCTCAGTTTCCCTTCAACCAGCACCAGAGGATGTTGGCAAGgtacacaaacaaaaacatatacaaTATAGACAAAACTGACTCTCTTTTTAACATCTCTCTTGTGTTTCAATTTTACAGCCTTGTGGGGTTGCCTATAAAATTAAAGCCTATATTGCAAATGAAGCAGATAATCTGAACGAGAAAATTGGAAAGAAGTATGTAATGCTCCATTTTAACATAAAGATACAGATCAGATGATCAGTAGAAATGCATGCATTGTTCAATAACTCTACCGTTCACTCTTTATAGAGACACTTGTCGCTTGACCATCCGTAAAATCCAGTATGCACCGGAGACGCTAGCAGCTGGACCCAAGGCTGATCTCAATAAACACTTTATAACGGTGGACAAACCAATTCACTTAGAAGCCTCCATAGAGAAGGAGGTATAATGTTGCAGATCATTATGTGACTCTGTCTGTGAAATGCAGACTAAAGTCTAattatgagcatcaaagtttgatttcagtcattgatttcaatttttgacatggccttactcagtcaatattaaagatatcaaggttatatctTAAAAGAATGTTCTGTTTGTTCATTTTATGCAAAAGACAatgaatcacaaaaaaaaatatgggCATTCACAGACTGGGTTACAGTTTTCATCAACAAATTTTACTATGGTGACACATCAACTTAACTTTAAGCTTCATTTCTCCTCATTTTAGCTCTACTACCATGGAGATCCGATTCCTGTCAAAGTAAAAGTAAATAATGAGACCAGTAAAGTAGTGAAGAAAATAAAAATCACTAGTAAGTAACTAGTCTTCACCTCATTACAcgtaaagggatagttcaccctaaaTTACTTTCTTCTGTGGGATATACAAGACATGACGTTATTGACTGATAGCTTCAGACACCATTCCCTAACATTCTGACTAAGAGTAAAAATCATACAGGGTTGAAATAACATCATATGAGGGGTAAATAATGAAAACCCTTTTGGGAATGATTCTTTTATTAAGGAATGTAATTTGACACAATGATCcaaaataaagtttaagttgGTGTGTGTTTCAGTTTACCAAATTACAGACGTTGTGCTTTACTCAGCGGACAAATACTACAAATGTGTCCTGGACGAAGAATTTGggtaaataatagaaaaacagcaacaaaaaaatctgaattgatcacttttgttattttatcaaaaaatatttctaggttgacgtttataacaaattGTCTATTTATAAGAAGTTGCTAAGAATGTTTTTATATAGCATCAACATTTTGGTAACAGGGACCAGGTGAATGGTAATTCTACCTTTGAAAAGGAATACAAAGTCAATCCATTGCTGgctaaaaacaaaaagaaatttGGTCTTGCGCTGGATGGCAAACTGAAGGATGAAGATACCAACCTGGCTTCTTCAACGCTGTTAGTAAATCTTCAATTTGCcatgtaaaaatatttcatattttaatcTGCATTTCTATATTCTTTAAATTTTAAAAGcctgtatatttatttaaaaatttcacTCTTAAAGTTTAGAaatgaaagtgcaaaatgtacAGACAGATCAACAAGTTTATTCTTCTGCATCTCTTGCAGTCTGCTACCAGATATGGATATGAATAAGGAAATGCGAGGCATCATGGTTTCCTACAAAATTAAGGTTACCCTGATGATGGGAGGTGGACTCCTGGGAAGTCTCACAACAAGGTAATATCTGCATGTTTTCTTTCAATGTCAGTGAGTCTCTGTGTAGAGTCATTGATGTTGTTTATGTGCTGGAGCAATATTGTCTCTGTTCTTTCTCTAATGTCTTTTGTTGTGTCATTAAGAAGGATCTTTTCCTTGATAATGTCCTAACACAGTTGCTTAATGAAGAACAGTCTGCTTAGTCACAGTACCGTTATTAAACATCAAAGACTATAAATGAATCATATGAACTAATTTGTGTGTAACTctttacacagtaacattacTGCTGAGCTCCCTCTGGTGCTCATGTCACCCAAACCAGCAGGTAAAGTTTCTATTATTATGAGAAATAAACTGCATGTGTGTTGACAGTTGATGTCCTATTTGTTTTTCCGTTTTTCTTATTTAACTATGCTAACTTTTCCTTCTTTTTGTGGATGTTCTGTGAAGTTTAAAATATTATCATTGACAAAACcgctttattaaaaaaatttaatgaacaggaaaaaaatgctataaatacTGATGCTaccccaggtgaaaaagtacacttccatagtgtacttaaagtgctttattttcacactaattttgtacttcaTTTAATTactctttagtacttcttacggtagtcttaagattatctaagtgtactAATTTGTGCTCTTTTGAGACAACaagaatatgaactaaaatgcacttttaacatatctctgtattaaaaaatgcatttagttaacacttgtattaactttcatacaaagatgggttcaagtggtacctaaatacattttttaaatacattgttagcacattttagttcatatttatggtgtctcaaaatagcacagtgaagtacacttagatgttcttaagattatctcaAGAATAATTTTAagtattaaaggggccatgacatgaaaatctgactttttccatgtttaagtgctatgattgggtccctagtgatgctatcaacctagaaaatttgaaaaagatcaacccagtaacttagttttggtaaaccattctctacaagcacacgaaaaaataggtcgttgaaatttggctccccttatgatgtcataaggagctcttattataataatccaaccacagcactgccatttagtgcagagagaaaataattcacagaacaattgagtttcaatttcaacaaaccaccatcattgtgatcagtgtttgcacttgatctaaacatgtgcattttagaggacacacccaaaacggcacatttttgcacacacctacaaagtggcaattttaacatgctataataaattatttatatggtattttgagctaaaacttcacacatgtgctctggggacaccaaagatgtatttgacatcttaaaaaagtcctgtgacatgggccctttaaGTACAAATTAGTGCAcaaaaatagagcactttaagtacactttggaagtgtacttctttttcacctgggaccATACTTAAATATACTAaagtgtattattttattttcttctAACTGCTTTCTTATGCTTACGCATTTTGTCAAACTGAGCAGACGTGTAAGTATCAAAAAATGCTAATATTCTTAATCTTTAACGaccaattttaaacaattaaagctACAGATAAAGTTATACCTTTctctattttttattattataggTCTGATATAAATCTTGAGTAAATTCTACAGCAACTGATGATAAGGAATAAATAAGGATGAGGACACACAAGAACAGATGTCAATTTGTTGAACAACCTTGTTTCATGAGCCAGATGTCATTGATTCCTCTTTATTGCAAATACATGTGTAACAGGAATTACTTGTGTTATGGTGTAAAACTAGCTAAAAGGCCTTTGAAAAGTAATCACTAATGTAAGGCATTTAAATGTTATACTGTACCTCTGCCTTTATCATGGGAACTCAGTTTAAAGTGGTTTAGCAtcttgaaaatgtttattttaaatttctgatataaacatacagtatgggATAGTTTTCCAGACAAGTTTTAGATTAATGCAAGACTAGCCCTTAGTTATATGTGGAagtttaagtagtttttacaaacataccttataaaaaacaatactggtgtggttcttgagacaaaacaatggcactgttatatgttaagataagcattttagtctgggactatgaTAAGCCCTGTCGGGAAACCAACCATATAGGGACAAAAGTATTGGTATGCCCTATTCTAATACAGATGTTTATCTAGTAGAGTAATttcaataaaaacaaatattaatgctaAATCATGCAATACCATTTTAAAGAATTGTGTTTCCTTCTTTGTTGCAACCGTTTTGGAAAGGCCTTTTGTTCGAAATTACTGTAGATGTGTCAAAGTCATTGATGGGTTTTGGGTGACGAAGAGTGTTGTTTGACTCAAAGCCTGCAAGTCATACCAAAGGTGTTTAGCTGGTTTCAGGTCTGGGCTTTATGCAAACGAGTCAAATTCTTCCACGTTAGACTGAATCATTGCTTTGGGGACACTATTGTCATGTTTAAATAGAAAAGGGCACTGCCCAACTGTTGCTATAAAAGTAGAAGCACACTACTCTGTAAAATACCATTACATGAAATGACTAAGGAGTCAGACCGGTTCATTAGCAGTACTTTTATTGTACCATTCAGTTTTTGTTGTGCTTGTTGTTTCTGTTTTGTTGTATTGGCATTCTGAAACATGAATAAATACAGGATTTAATTTCCATATAAAGGCattcttattattataaatacatattttattcAGGAATCTGAGAAGGCAGGTATGTGCATGACTCATTTGCATGTAATGTCATTGAGTTTAACGTTCCAGTCAAAGCACCACAGCATCTTTATCCAGAGGCACGCGACAACAGGTAAACATTAGCTATAATGTTAAGATTTTCTTTTATCTTTCATCATTATCTTTTGGTTCGGTACATGCATTAtagtctaaaaaaaaaaacttgcactGATGTGTGAATGGAGTACAGCTTAACATCGTAAAGATAAGCTTGTTACAAATCACTGTGTCAAATGACAGCTAAAACTTTACTGGTACATTTGCTTCTAGGACAGTGAACACATTTTGTTTTGGTTACTCgttattaaacaaataaacaacgATTTTATCATAGTAATATATATTGTAGTAACCGTGTTTTGTTGTGTTGATTTCCTGTTGTATTACCGTCGTTGTACTAAGTTACAAACATCATGGTTAAGCTATGTTGTGGTTACTGtcgttttactacaaataccatAGTAATGCATACCATCGAGTGATCCTCTCAGTTGGTATCATCGTTAACACTCAATTGTTAACTGTTAACGTTAAAATAAACACTTTCAGAATgatgttgtttttagcattaGCTCGCCGCAAATGCCCCGTGGAGTTCCCAGCATACACCGCGCGGCTTGTGACGTTGTTTCCGGTTAGCCGTTCGCTAGCGTTATACACCGGGATGATCAGAGCTCAGCCACCGGGCATGTGCGATTCGGTGAAATCCTCGGGTCTGGACTCTTGCCCATGTGATATAAATCAATACCGGCAGCGGTTCGAGAGTGAGAAGCAATGGTCCGTCAGGCGTCAGTTTATACTGAAGCACATTAGCGAATATGAAGGAAATGCTGTTGATAAACTGCTGGCCCTGTCGATGGTGTGGGTTAACCACGTTTTTATGGGTTGCAGGTGAGAATTAGTCTGTTTACTGTATAACGTTGCCCGTGTATGCAACTTTCGGGACGATTTTGTGCGGAGACCAATGCTATGGGTTTGAAGTTAATGCTATGCTATCTTAATACCATGGTAATAACAAAGTGCTGAAACAGTAATGGCAAGCAAGTAATGCAAGTGCTTttctttgggtaggtatggcagTGAGCTGATGCAAAGGGTGCTTGAGATGGCAGAAGGGATTTCTGTTGGCGAAATGCCCTCTTTTGAGTTAGTCCCAAAAAAGAGATCAAATTCACCCGCAGAAGGTAAGTATGTCAATGCTTTCAGTgttctttaaaggaatagtctacccttttgccatattaaactatgttattacctcaacctagacgaattaatacatacctatcttttttcaatgcgtgcactgtacagcgtgttatgaatgtgttagcatttagcctagccccattcattcctatggtacaaaaaaaagttttattttgtggcaccatacttactagtataactcctcatttaacagtctttaaatagggaaaacatggaagtgtttggtggcttccctgtttggtaccataggaatgaatggggctaggctaaatgctaaaacattcacgacgtgctatacagtgcacgcattaaaaaaagatagatatgtattaattcgtctaagttgaggtaataacatagtagagctgcaactatcgactattttttcaaccgattaatctatcgattattttttcgattaatcgaatagtctaatgatttttttatacatataattccccaacaaataataaatgtaacatctgccattaacgccaacattttatttaagcattttcttaattaaacaaacacacaaaccaaaattttcaacatgaaaaataaagtggcagtgccactttaaaagaggcattattcaccttaaacaataaaataggcatatattaatattttaaacattagtttatgattagtacatgcattaactcagcattagttcagactgaagtaaaaataagttcattgtgattcatgaacccttatataagatgtaatggttatattattactgttaatattattactattagtagtactgcattctcatttaactttaacatttaacttttcttaagttccgggtaaaaaacaagttcagttagtatgatcttctaatattttataaacagcgtttacgccgctgttactttaaataaacgcatgtcaggaataccttacaagacgagcttctgtaatatctgcgcacatattcgcaaaaaagacgttcattgggaactccgcactgccagctggctttcagtgcacgcgggcacatgcctatcagttctcaatgtgacagtaacttattatttcataacttcttaatataaaaacatgtcctgctctttatttactgtttcaacatactgcccagaagcgatgcaatgtcacgtctgtcaggcgtctcgcagctcgtattaaatgaagatgtaaacgcagctgtattaagcacaatatgtattgattctattgtttatagagtaagtataaaaacttactgtaatagttcaaattcttacgctgacgtctcgtcattttgaggtcggagagctccaggttttcttcttttaagatgatcatacacaggtgttgcgctgctgtggtatgccatttcagttttacacattatgtgttttatttggtctctgcttaaagtattcccacacttttgatcgcgttctgtctgtttggtataacaattgtatcacccggtcggagctgaagccgccttcatttcaaaatgtaaacagtgcgacgcatctacgcatttccggcaaatcgacgtaattacgtaatcgactacatcgacgcgtcgttccagccctataacatagtttaatatggcaaaagggtagactattcctttaagtaaatttgtttGTCCAAAGGCACACAcaagttttagttttttaatttttaaaatatgtgataTTGCGTTTAAAAACTGGGTTAAAGTCTCAAGATATCAAGCATGATTAATTCAATTATTTCAATCtctgacatggccttactcattcaatattgaagatatcaaggttatatattttcacagaatgtactTTATATTAAGTAGGATGATCCATAGGATTTAATCCCATATGATTCTGTATCCTAGGTGAGCAACCTGTGAAAAAGATGGCTGTTACAAAATACATTACCAGACCACGATTCGAACCGGTTAAGTTTGTGAGCAGCAGCAGTGGACCGGGAGAAACTGATGAGAAAGAAAATGAGACGGAGAGCAGGAAGAGCGAAACGAATGATGTAAGACCGAGAGAACAAGAACATCAGCCATATAACGGTAGGCGTGATACCGGCCCCTCTTCATCCTCTCTCGAAACAGGAAGTTATGGAAGACCTGAGCATGGTAACAAAGGCATGGCTGCGAGTGGCACAAGTGGGCTCGGCTACAGCTGCAGAGAATCCACAACAAACTTTATGGCCAAATTGCAGCAGGAGTACACCGCTAGGTACGAAGCACATAATGCCAAACAGTCAGACTCACAAGACATCCGATGTGATGAAATCGAAGGGACTGGAAGGTCTGATAGCGGGCGCTGTGGACTGGGCTTTGGCCAGCCGGATAGACCAAGTTCAAGCAAGACATTCACCAGGGATGCTCCTACACCTTTGCTGCCAACTCCTATCCTCGCAGCAACAGTAAATGAAAAAAAGAGGCTAATTGCCAGAGTGTCATCAGCCATTGCGGCCGCCCTCAGAGATCCCACGTTTACGAGTGGATCTGACTTGCCAAATGACAATCTCATACTTAGCCGCAGCATTCAGGCCTGTAAAACGAATCCTGAGTATATCTACGTGAATCTAAAAGATATACCACCCTCCGACCTGCCTAAGAAAAGGAAAGTACCCGCTGAAGGCTATGCATGTGAGCTGAGATGTCAGAGCGTGTACCTGGCAACAGGCTACTCCGGCAGCAAAAACGGGGCAAGAGACCGTGCGTCAGAACAGGCGGTCAAGCTTTTCATGAAGCCGGTGGAGGTTCGTGTCGTGCAGCGGGAATATAAGCGTAATTATGTCAATGATATGATCGTGTGCCAGGTTAACAGCCCAAACCCAACTCTCCCCCCACCTCTTCGCAACCCAGAAAACAAGCCACCGCCCAGCACCAAAGGCCAGTATGAGCCCGACAGGAGCAAACATTGGACTGAGTTCGTTCTTATGGAAAACGCGCACGATGCCATCTGTATGCTTAATAACTCTGCTGCCTTTAACCGCATGAAAGTCGATTATAGTTTTGACCCAGTCCCTAACAGCAATTTATGGGAGTGTAGTGTGTATTTACAAGATGAGCTAGTGGCACAAGGCCGAGGAAATAAGAAGAGCTCCAAACATTTAGCGGCAGTGAATGCAGTCAAGATATTGCGAATAAACCAGGCTGCtcgccagcagcagcaacaacaacagCGGCAAGCACCAGTAGGAAACCACAATTCGGAGCAATCCGGTGCTCGCTTCGGCCAACACGCTGGCAGAAAAAAACAACTCTGTGAATTGGTCATCCTTCAAAATTCTGATAATGCCATTTGCATAATAAATGACACTGCAcagtttaataaaatgtttgctGACTACAAATTCACAGTTCTGCCAGACCATAACTGGAAATGTGAAGTTTACCTAGATGGGCAGTATGTGGCTGCAGGTATCGGACCTAAAAAGACTGTGAAGCATATTGCGGCAGAGGAGGCGCTCGCCACGCTTAAAAGAACCCAAGCGGTGGTGAAATCCAATCTCAGAATAGAAGGTAACGCAGATGCGATTTCACGAAATCAGATCATGGCGCATTCAGGTGAGGAGTACATGCGACAGGAAATTAAAGAGGACAACATCGGTAATCAGCTACTTCGTAAGATGGGCTGGACGGGTGGAGGCTTAGGAAGAGAAGGAGAGGGAATTGCTGAACCTATCAGGGTTAAAGAGCAGTTTACCAGGGAAGGACTTGGTATGGATATGGACAAGCATGCCAAGCAGCTAACTAAGCGCGATATTGATGAAATCATTCGGAATTACGCCACTTCAGACCGTCAAGATGATCTGCGCTTCTCCACTGAGCTGCATAATGATGAACGCAAACAGATCCATCAGATATCCCAGAAGTACGGGCTGCGCAGCAAATCGTACGGACAAGGCAAACAACGATTTCTCGTGGTTAGCCGGAAAGTTCAGAAGGACCAGCTGATCGGTCAGCTTTTGCAGGAGGGGCAAGTAGGGCACTATGAACTGGTGAAACCTCAGGTCTCACAGTGACTGGACTCTTTACTTTCAGAAGAGTGTAAATCATATTTTCTTATGATGTAAGGTGGCAGTCAGTTCCTAAATTCATGTACCTGCATCCTGTTCTTCCCTATACACCCTTGTTCGGTTAGCATAAGATCATATGATGTAAACTGGCTTCCTAACTAAATCGTCATATCTTGTATCCTGTAAATGATATTTATTGACACAGATATTAGTAGAGGGGTCTTTTGCCAGCATGTGTTCTCAAAAGTTACATTCCACTTCATATTTTCAGACG includes:
- the arr3b gene encoding arrestin 3b, retinal (X-arrestin) isoform X2 — translated: MAKIYKKTSGNGSLCLYLGRRDFVDHVERVDSIDGVLKIDPSNLNGRQVWVQLACTFHYGRENLDVIGVSFRKDIWVKRIQMYPPPTNKPPNTTPMQDVLLKKAGDQGHPFTFNVPVHLPCSVSLQPAPEDVGKPCGVAYKIKAYIANEADNLNEKIGKKDTCRLTIRKIQYAPETLAAGPKADLNKHFITVDKPIHLEASIEKELYYHGDPIPVKVKVNNETSKVVKKIKITIYQITDVVLYSADKYYKCVLDEEFGDQVNGNSTFEKEYKVNPLLAKNKKKFGLALDGKLKDEDTNLASSTLLLPDMDMNKEMRGIMVSYKIKVTLMMGGGLLGSLTTSNITAELPLVLMSPKPAGLI
- the nkrf gene encoding NF-kappa-B-repressing factor isoform X1, encoding MLWLLSFYYKYHSNAYHRVILSVGIIVNTQLLTVNVKINTFRMMLFLALARRKCPVEFPAYTARLVTLFPVSRSLALYTGMIRAQPPGMCDSVKSSGLDSCPCDINQYRQRFESEKQWSVRRQFILKHISEYEGNAVDKLLALSMVWVNHVFMGCRYGSELMQRVLEMAEGISVGEMPSFELVPKKRSNSPAEGEQPVKKMAVTKYITRPRFEPVKFVSSSSGPGETDEKENETESRKSETNDVRPREQEHQPYNGRRDTGPSSSSLETGSYGRPEHGNKGMAASGTSGLGYSCRESTTNFMAKLQQEYTARYEAHNAKQSDSQDIRCDEIEGTGRSDSGRCGLGFGQPDRPSSSKTFTRDAPTPLLPTPILAATVNEKKRLIARVSSAIAAALRDPTFTSGSDLPNDNLILSRSIQACKTNPEYIYVNLKDIPPSDLPKKRKVPAEGYACELRCQSVYLATGYSGSKNGARDRASEQAVKLFMKPVEVRVVQREYKRNYVNDMIVCQVNSPNPTLPPPLRNPENKPPPSTKGQYEPDRSKHWTEFVLMENAHDAICMLNNSAAFNRMKVDYSFDPVPNSNLWECSVYLQDELVAQGRGNKKSSKHLAAVNAVKILRINQAARQQQQQQQRQAPVGNHNSEQSGARFGQHAGRKKQLCELVILQNSDNAICIINDTAQFNKMFADYKFTVLPDHNWKCEVYLDGQYVAAGIGPKKTVKHIAAEEALATLKRTQAVVKSNLRIEGNADAISRNQIMAHSGEEYMRQEIKEDNIGNQLLRKMGWTGGGLGREGEGIAEPIRVKEQFTREGLGMDMDKHAKQLTKRDIDEIIRNYATSDRQDDLRFSTELHNDERKQIHQISQKYGLRSKSYGQGKQRFLVVSRKVQKDQLIGQLLQEGQVGHYELVKPQVSQ
- the arr3b gene encoding arrestin 3b, retinal (X-arrestin) isoform X1; the encoded protein is MSYLLKAVTYFCHLSCLFLQLCLYLGRRDFVDHVERVDSIDGVLKIDPSNLNGRQVWVQLACTFHYGRENLDVIGVSFRKDIWVKRIQMYPPPTNKPPNTTPMQDVLLKKAGDQGHPFTFNVPVHLPCSVSLQPAPEDVGKPCGVAYKIKAYIANEADNLNEKIGKKDTCRLTIRKIQYAPETLAAGPKADLNKHFITVDKPIHLEASIEKELYYHGDPIPVKVKVNNETSKVVKKIKITIYQITDVVLYSADKYYKCVLDEEFGDQVNGNSTFEKEYKVNPLLAKNKKKFGLALDGKLKDEDTNLASSTLLLPDMDMNKEMRGIMVSYKIKVTLMMGGGLLGSLTTSNITAELPLVLMSPKPAGLI
- the nkrf gene encoding NF-kappa-B-repressing factor isoform X2, with the translated sequence MQRVLEMAEGISVGEMPSFELVPKKRSNSPAEGEQPVKKMAVTKYITRPRFEPVKFVSSSSGPGETDEKENETESRKSETNDVRPREQEHQPYNGRRDTGPSSSSLETGSYGRPEHGNKGMAASGTSGLGYSCRESTTNFMAKLQQEYTARYEAHNAKQSDSQDIRCDEIEGTGRSDSGRCGLGFGQPDRPSSSKTFTRDAPTPLLPTPILAATVNEKKRLIARVSSAIAAALRDPTFTSGSDLPNDNLILSRSIQACKTNPEYIYVNLKDIPPSDLPKKRKVPAEGYACELRCQSVYLATGYSGSKNGARDRASEQAVKLFMKPVEVRVVQREYKRNYVNDMIVCQVNSPNPTLPPPLRNPENKPPPSTKGQYEPDRSKHWTEFVLMENAHDAICMLNNSAAFNRMKVDYSFDPVPNSNLWECSVYLQDELVAQGRGNKKSSKHLAAVNAVKILRINQAARQQQQQQQRQAPVGNHNSEQSGARFGQHAGRKKQLCELVILQNSDNAICIINDTAQFNKMFADYKFTVLPDHNWKCEVYLDGQYVAAGIGPKKTVKHIAAEEALATLKRTQAVVKSNLRIEGNADAISRNQIMAHSGEEYMRQEIKEDNIGNQLLRKMGWTGGGLGREGEGIAEPIRVKEQFTREGLGMDMDKHAKQLTKRDIDEIIRNYATSDRQDDLRFSTELHNDERKQIHQISQKYGLRSKSYGQGKQRFLVVSRKVQKDQLIGQLLQEGQVGHYELVKPQVSQ